One segment of Rosa chinensis cultivar Old Blush chromosome 6, RchiOBHm-V2, whole genome shotgun sequence DNA contains the following:
- the LOC112174492 gene encoding glucose-6-phosphate isomerase 1, chloroplastic — translation MFDWVGGRTSEMSAVGLLPAALQVKNNPAALLALCWYWATDGLGSKDMVVLPYMDSLLLFSRYLQQLVMEPIGKEFDLDSNRVCVIFSFVWGILIIQKTLS, via the exons ATGTTTGACTGGGTTGGGGGAAGAACATCTGAAATGTCTGCAGTTGGTCTTCTTCCAGCAGCGCTTCAG GTTAAGAATAATCCTGCCGCCTTGCTTGCTTTATGCTGGTATTGGGCTACTGATGGATTGGGATCCAAG GATATGGTTGTTCTTCCTTACATGGACAGCCTATTATTATTTAGTCGGTATTTGCAGCAGTTGGTCATGGAACCTATTGGGAAAGAATTTGACCTTGATAGTAATCGGGTatgtgtaattttttcttttgtttggggAATATTAATCATCCAGAAAACTCTTAGTTAG
- the LOC112169602 gene encoding aquaporin AQPAe.a — translation MEEDKVHAFSSPMPLMSEHWKTEEGKKSNPSSLSEVLGLRELFSPQVSPEMISSIETNISAPNLVLSILVAIIAAILLIATYPVSGGHINPVITFSAALVGIISFSRAAVYIFMQCVGGVLGALALKAVINSSLEETFSLGGCTLTVVSPDPQGPITVRIGTGQALWLEIICTFISLLASIWMAFDHRQAHSMGKVMVLSIVGIVVGILVFISTFVTAVKGYAGPGINPVRCLGPALVRGGHLWIGHWVFWVGPTISCFAFYLYVKLIPRQHFHVEGCKHDIFDYVKTLPK, via the exons ATGGAGGAAGATAAAGTTCATGCTTTCTCTTCCCCCATGCCATTAAT GTCAGAACATTGGAAGACTGAAGAAGGGAAGAAATCCAATCCCTCCAGTTTGAGTGAGGTTTTGGGCTTGCGCGAGTTATTTTCTCCACAGGTTA GTCCCGAGATGATCTCCTCCATTGAGACCAATATCTCAGCACCAAACCTTGTATTGTCAATCCTGGTAGCAATCATCGCGGCGATTCTCCTAATTGCTACCTACCCGGTTTCCGGAGGCCAC ATCAACCCCGTCATCACCTTTTCCGCGGCACTAGTCGGCATCATTTCCTTCTCACGAGCTGCCGTGTACATTTTCATGCAATGCGTGGGAGGAGTTCTAGGTGCCTTGGCACTCAAGGCTGTGATTAACAGCAGCCTTGAAGAAACATTCTCACTTGGAGGTTGCACCCTAACCGTGGTTTCTCCTGACCCACAAGGGCCCATCACGGTCAGGATCGGGACAGGCCAGGCCCTTTGGCTCGAGATAATATGCACATTTATTTCCCTCCTTGCGTCGATATGGATGGCCTTCGACCACCGCCAAGCCCACTCCATGGGTAAGGTTATGGTCCTCTCTATTGTCGGAATAGTGGTGGGCATTCTTGTGTTTATCTCGACCTTTGTAACAGCTGTGAAGGGCTACGCTGGGCCTGGAATAAACCCAGTTAGATGCCTCGGCCCAGCACTTGTTCGTGGGGGCCACCTCTGGATTGGCCACTGGGTTTTTTGGGTTGGGCCTACTATTTCTTGCTTCGCTTTCTACTTATACGTCAAGCTCATTCCCCGTCAACATTTCCATGTGGAGGGCTGCAAGCATGATATCTTCGACTATGTGAAGACTCTTCCCAAGTAG
- the LOC112173725 gene encoding uncharacterized protein LOC112173725: MDCHVQKAAQEGSAAAYLETGIFSPWRYSILLISSVLIITWLNLSNDVYDFDTGADKNKVESVVNLVGSLAVESQPKQFLLHLLDWLGYSLKKGESSCQFLIICGGIWFVVFNRFDLQRELDSSVLFCWRRRKIWVVHIEGREV, translated from the exons ATGGACTGCCATGTTCAGAAAGCAGCACAAGAAG GTAGTGCAGCTGCTTATTTAGAGACGGGCATATTTTCACCATGGCGTTATTCTATTCTTTTGATTTCTTCTGTTCTTATCATCACATGGCTCAACTTAAG CAATGATGTTTATGATTTCGATACAGGAGCAGATAAAAACAAGGTAGAATCTGTTGTAAATCTGGTTGGCAG TCTTGCAGTAGAATCTCAGCCAAAACAG TTTTTGTTACATCTTTTGGATTGGCTGGGTTATAGTTTGAAAAAGGGTGAGAGCAGTTGTCAGTTTCTGATCATCTGTGGAGGAATTTGGTTTGTAGTTTTCAATCGATTTGATTTGCAGAGGGAGCTAGATTCGTCAGTTTTGTTCtgctggagaagaagaaaaatttgg GTTGTGCATATTGAAGGGAGAGAGGTTTGA